One window of Siniperca chuatsi isolate FFG_IHB_CAS linkage group LG15, ASM2008510v1, whole genome shotgun sequence genomic DNA carries:
- the mocs3 gene encoding adenylyltransferase and sulfurtransferase MOCS3: MAQEVCCLKAELKEKENEIAALKNKLAQLEKSHTSVLELYDKVTPLIPLKAKSALSNEDIMRYSRQLLLPELGVQGQLNLSKTSVLIVGCGGLGCPLAQYLAAAGIGRLGLLDYDEVELSNLHRQVLHGEENRGQAKALSAASAVKRLNSTVECIPYHLQLSPENALQLIQQYDIVADCSDNVPTRYLVNDACVLSGKPLVSASALRMEGQLTVYNYCGGPCYRCLYPVPPPPETVTNCSDGGVLGVVPGIMGCFQALEVLKIASGQGSSYGQQLLMFDAQDARFRSIKLRPKQAGCAVCGENPSVTQLVDYEVFCGSAATDKCRKLNLLSRDQRITVQDYKSIMENAEPHLLLDVRPLVEVDICHLPFSLHIPLSSLEERKNEHIRLLQERISQLKQQMAGDCRPPVYVICKLGNDSQKAVQAVEKMSGSEVDSITVKDISGGLMAWAKRIDPTFPQY; encoded by the exons ATGGCTCAAGAGGTGTGCTGCTTGAAAGCAGAGCTCAAGGAGAAAGAGAACGAGATTGCTGCTCTGAAGAATAAACTGGCACAATTGGAAAAG AGCCATACCTCAGTCCTGGAGCTGTATGACAAAGTGACACCCCTAATCCCCCTGAAAGCCAAATCAGCCCTCAGCAATGAGGACATCATGCGGTACAGCAGACAGCTCCTTCTGCCTGAGCTGGGTGTACAAG GTCAGCTAAACTTATCCAAGACCTCAGTGCTGATTGTGGGCTGTGGAGGCCTTGGCTGCCCCCTGGCACAGTACCTTGCAGCAGCAGGCATCG GGCGCCTGGGCCTGCTGGACTATGACGAGGTGGAGCTCAGTAACCTGCACAGACAGGTGCTTCATGGGGAGGAGAACCGGGGCCAGGCCAAGGCTCTGTCTGCTGCCAGTGCAGTCAAAAG ATTAAACTCAACAGTAGAGTGCATTCCCTACCACCTGCAGCTCTCGCCGGAAAACGCCTTGCAACTCATTCAACA ATATGACATTGTGGCTGATTGTTCAGACAATGTCCCCACTCGTTATCTGGTTAATGACGCTTGTGTGCTCAGTGGCAAGCCTCTGGTGTCAGCAAGTGCCCTGAGAATGGAGGGGCAG ctgacAGTATATAACTACTGTGGAGGCCCCTGCTACAGATGTCTGTACCCAGTACCCCCACCCCCAGAGACAGTGACCAACTGTTCTGACGGAGGGGTGTTAGGAGTGG TTCCAGGGATAATGGGCTGCTTCCAAGCTTTGGAAGTCCTCAAGATTGCCTCTGGACAAGGCT CTTCCTACGGCCAGCAGCTGTTGATGTTTGACGCTCAAGATGCCAGATTCAGGTCCATCAAGCTACGGCCCAAACAGGCCGGCTGTGCAGTGTGTGGAGAGAACCCCAGTGTAACCCAGTTGGTGGACTATGAGGTGTTCTGTGGGTCCGCTGCCACAGATAAG TGCCGCAAACTCAACCTCCTTTCCAGAGATCAGAGGATCACAGTGCAG GATTATAAATCAATAATGGAGAATGCAGAGCCCCATCTCTTGTTGGATGTGCGCCCTCTTGTGGAGGTGGATATCTGCCACTTACCTTTCTCTCTCC ACATTCCCCTCTCAAGTttagaggagaggaagaatgaGCATATCCGATTACTTCAGGAGAGAATCAGCCAGTTGAAACAGCAGATGGCTGGTGACTGCCGGCCTCCAG TGTATGTGATCTGTAAGCTGGGTAACGACTCTCAGAAGGCGGTGCAGGCTGTGGAGAAGATGAGTGGATCAGAAGTGGACAGCATCACAGTGAAAGACATCAGTGGAGGTCTCATGGCCTGGGCAAAGAGAATAGACCCCACATTTCCACAatattaa